The Corynebacterium vitaeruminis DSM 20294 genome window below encodes:
- a CDS encoding PTS sugar transporter subunit IIA, translating to MSMLNELLAKGAVDLHGRASTWEEAIRAAGHLLEDAGTIAPAYTDAMVQSIRDNGPYIVVAPGFAFAHARPSESVLKTSISWVRLDTPVEFGHKSNDPVSLVVALAAQDSTAHINAMKELASILGHPTARAKLDTVGSEEELRAVLLGVDKRESRGDTAATAAATGHHADSVASKGKILTVCGNGLGTSLFLKNTLEQVLDEWGWGKYLSVEATDTISAKGRAKEADFLLTSGEIAATLGDVGVPVHVIEDFTSMPEIDSALRELYDV from the coding sequence ATGTCCATGCTGAATGAATTGCTCGCGAAGGGCGCCGTGGATCTCCACGGCCGCGCGAGCACCTGGGAGGAGGCCATCCGCGCCGCGGGCCACCTCCTTGAGGACGCGGGTACCATCGCCCCGGCATACACCGACGCGATGGTCCAGTCCATCAGGGACAACGGGCCCTACATCGTCGTGGCGCCAGGCTTCGCGTTCGCCCACGCCAGGCCGTCTGAATCGGTGCTGAAAACGTCCATCTCGTGGGTTCGCCTCGACACGCCCGTCGAGTTCGGGCACAAGTCCAACGACCCGGTGAGCCTCGTCGTGGCGCTCGCGGCCCAGGATTCCACGGCCCACATCAACGCCATGAAGGAGCTGGCAAGCATCCTCGGCCACCCGACCGCCCGCGCGAAGCTCGACACGGTCGGCTCGGAGGAGGAATTGCGGGCGGTGCTCCTTGGCGTCGATAAGCGGGAAAGTAGAGGGGATACGGCCGCAACCGCGGCGGCGACCGGGCACCACGCCGACTCCGTCGCCTCCAAGGGCAAGATCTTGACCGTCTGCGGCAACGGGCTGGGCACCTCGCTGTTCCTGAAAAACACCCTTGAGCAGGTGCTCGACGAGTGGGGCTGGGGCAAGTACCTCTCGGTCGAGGCCACCGACACCATCTCAGCGAAAGGCCGCGCCAAGGAGGCCGACTTCCTGCTCACCTCCGGCGAGATCGCCGCAACCCTTGGCGACGTCGGCGTCCCCGTCCATGTCATCGAGGACTTCACCTCCATGCCCGAAATCGACTCCGCCCTCCGCGAGCTCTACGACGTGTAA
- a CDS encoding PTS ascorbate transporter subunit IIC, giving the protein MDVILAIANFLVNEILSVPAFLIGIITAVGLAALGKGTGQVLGGAIKATLGFLLISAGAGLVTASLKPLGAMITGATGAQGVVPTNEAIVGIAQDQFGSQVAWIMILGFVVSLILARFTPMSYVFLTGHHVLFMATLLTMVLAPAGYASWVVILFGSVLLGILMVSMPALAHPWTRRITGDDSIAIGHFGSLGYIAAGAVGKLVGGKGAKQSKSTEELKLPEGLRFLRDSMVATALSMALMYVVLALLFIARAGTDEAFQAFEGGATNVGNYLMQSVTQGLQFGVAVAVILFGVRTILGELVPAFQGIAAKVVPGAIPALDCPIVYPYAQNAVLVGFISSFVGGLVGLAVLSLWLNPAFGVALILPGLVPHFFTGGAAGVYGNATGGRRGAVLGAFANGLIITFLPAFLLGVLGSFGSANTTFGDADFGWFGLLLGWSSKAGGAIGLVLIAVLGLAVLALAWFTQKRLVEGNWDPTPERPRAGSSGGAGSDDAVAPLAAGATAASRKYPKVLPPAGAPVPPARIS; this is encoded by the coding sequence ATGGACGTCATACTCGCCATCGCCAACTTCCTCGTCAACGAGATTCTCTCCGTGCCGGCCTTCCTCATCGGCATCATCACCGCCGTCGGCCTCGCCGCGCTCGGCAAGGGCACGGGCCAGGTGCTCGGCGGCGCGATCAAGGCCACGCTCGGCTTCCTGCTCATCAGCGCCGGCGCCGGGCTGGTCACCGCCTCGCTTAAACCGCTCGGCGCCATGATCACCGGCGCGACCGGCGCCCAGGGCGTGGTGCCCACCAACGAGGCCATCGTGGGCATCGCCCAGGACCAGTTCGGCAGCCAGGTCGCCTGGATAATGATCCTAGGCTTCGTGGTCTCGCTCATCTTGGCCAGGTTCACGCCGATGAGCTACGTGTTCCTCACCGGCCACCACGTCCTGTTCATGGCCACGCTGCTGACCATGGTGTTAGCGCCCGCGGGCTACGCCTCGTGGGTCGTGATCCTGTTCGGCTCCGTGCTCCTAGGCATCCTCATGGTGTCGATGCCCGCGCTTGCGCACCCGTGGACCCGCCGGATCACCGGCGACGACTCCATCGCCATCGGCCACTTCGGCTCGCTCGGCTACATCGCCGCAGGCGCCGTGGGCAAGCTGGTCGGCGGCAAGGGGGCAAAGCAGTCCAAGTCCACCGAGGAGCTCAAGCTGCCTGAGGGCCTGCGCTTCCTGCGCGACTCCATGGTCGCGACCGCCTTGTCCATGGCGCTCATGTACGTGGTCCTCGCCCTGCTGTTCATCGCGCGCGCTGGCACCGACGAGGCCTTCCAGGCCTTTGAGGGCGGGGCCACCAACGTGGGCAACTACCTCATGCAATCGGTCACCCAGGGCCTGCAATTCGGCGTGGCCGTGGCCGTGATCCTCTTCGGCGTGCGCACCATCCTGGGCGAGCTCGTCCCCGCCTTCCAGGGCATCGCCGCCAAGGTGGTCCCCGGCGCGATCCCGGCGCTCGACTGCCCGATCGTCTACCCGTACGCCCAAAACGCCGTGCTCGTGGGCTTTATCTCCTCCTTCGTCGGCGGGCTCGTGGGGCTCGCGGTGCTCTCGCTGTGGCTCAACCCGGCCTTCGGCGTAGCCCTCATCCTGCCGGGGCTTGTGCCGCACTTCTTCACCGGCGGCGCGGCGGGCGTCTACGGCAACGCCACCGGCGGGCGCCGCGGCGCGGTCCTGGGCGCCTTCGCCAACGGCCTCATCATCACCTTCCTGCCCGCGTTCCTGCTCGGCGTGCTCGGCTCCTTCGGCTCCGCCAACACCACCTTCGGCGACGCCGACTTCGGCTGGTTCGGCCTCCTGCTCGGCTGGTCCTCGAAGGCCGGCGGCGCAATCGGCCTCGTCCTCATCGCCGTGCTTGGCCTCGCGGTGCTCGCACTCGCTTGGTTCACGCAAAAGAGGCTGGTCGAGGGCAACTGGGACCCCACACCTGAGCGTCCACGTGCTGGCTCCTCCGGTGGCGCCGGTTCCGACGACGCCGTCGCCCCGCTCGCGGCAGGCGCCACGGCCGCCTCGAGGAAGTATCCCAAGGTGCTGCCGCCCGCAGGCGCGCCGGTGCCGCCAGCGCGGATATCCTAG
- a CDS encoding GmrSD restriction endonuclease domain-containing protein, producing MAQYAVNQHSVKTLLSWIESDNIAIPEMQRPFVWSKTKVRDLMDSLYRGFPVGYLITWQSKAVPVKGGGNAGYQHILIDGQQRVTALRAAIAGEEVINKNYKTERVIIAFNPQTESFETATPVLRKQPEWIYDISEQVNKPASLAALRDYMSRNPEADEDKVYASLQKLNALVESQIGIISLNDDLDIETVAEIFVRINSKGVPLSAADFVMSKISANGEQGRNLRKLIDYFAHLAVHPGAFKDLEQDSEFAATDYWRAISWLKNDTEDLYDPSYVDIIRVAAILGFRRGRMNSVVRELSGINPETREFEPERIPLAYDAFEKALLSFVRPYEFQKFVALLKSAGFVSPSMLTSTNAVNFSYALFLDMRAKGHTEAEINHTVRRWCVLLQLTGRATGSFESAFDRDLASIDKLGPVEALKRLEESELSEAFWKHQLPARLQSSSTINPHFKVFLAAQVNQRAHGFLSRQHDVQSLIQLQGDVHHLVPKGYLRKEGLNDKSQYNQIANFAMTESGINIRIGNRTPAEYLGEVREQIATGTATLGEIVTEAELAQTFAENAIPMSLENTDVTNYEAFLEERRVLMAEYIHRYYERL from the coding sequence ATGGCGCAGTACGCGGTAAACCAGCATTCGGTTAAGACTTTGCTTAGTTGGATCGAAAGCGACAACATCGCAATCCCCGAGATGCAGAGGCCTTTTGTTTGGTCGAAGACCAAGGTTCGTGATCTCATGGATTCCCTCTACCGTGGTTTCCCCGTGGGGTATCTCATTACTTGGCAGTCAAAGGCTGTGCCGGTCAAAGGCGGCGGGAATGCTGGCTACCAGCATATTCTGATCGATGGACAGCAACGAGTGACGGCCCTGCGGGCGGCAATTGCAGGCGAGGAAGTGATCAACAAGAACTACAAGACAGAGCGGGTGATCATCGCCTTCAACCCACAGACGGAGTCGTTTGAGACGGCCACGCCGGTCCTCAGGAAGCAGCCGGAGTGGATTTACGACATCTCCGAGCAGGTTAACAAGCCCGCGAGCCTTGCCGCGCTTCGTGATTACATGTCCCGAAACCCTGAGGCAGATGAGGACAAGGTTTATGCCTCCTTGCAAAAACTAAATGCTCTAGTTGAGTCGCAGATCGGCATCATCTCCCTCAACGACGATCTCGATATCGAGACCGTTGCCGAGATTTTCGTTCGAATTAACTCAAAGGGCGTTCCGCTCTCGGCGGCGGACTTTGTCATGAGCAAAATCTCCGCGAACGGAGAGCAGGGGCGTAACCTGCGCAAGCTCATCGACTACTTCGCACACCTCGCTGTACACCCGGGAGCCTTCAAGGATCTTGAGCAAGACTCCGAGTTCGCCGCAACGGACTACTGGAGGGCGATTTCCTGGCTCAAGAATGATACGGAAGATCTTTATGATCCCAGTTACGTAGACATCATTCGTGTGGCAGCCATTCTGGGATTCCGTCGCGGGCGGATGAACTCAGTGGTCCGTGAGCTGTCTGGCATTAACCCAGAGACGCGAGAGTTTGAGCCAGAACGTATCCCGTTGGCGTACGACGCCTTTGAGAAGGCGCTATTGAGCTTCGTTAGGCCATATGAATTCCAGAAGTTCGTCGCGCTACTGAAGTCGGCAGGGTTTGTCTCACCGTCAATGTTGACCTCAACCAACGCGGTCAATTTTTCCTATGCGCTGTTCCTTGACATGCGCGCGAAAGGCCACACGGAGGCTGAGATTAATCACACCGTCCGCCGGTGGTGCGTGTTGCTCCAGCTCACAGGGCGCGCGACGGGTTCCTTCGAATCTGCATTCGACCGAGACCTTGCGTCTATCGATAAGCTCGGCCCCGTTGAGGCCCTCAAGCGACTCGAGGAATCGGAGCTCTCGGAAGCCTTCTGGAAGCACCAGCTGCCAGCGCGTCTGCAATCGTCCAGTACGATTAATCCTCACTTCAAGGTGTTTCTTGCCGCTCAGGTAAACCAACGAGCGCATGGTTTTCTTTCACGCCAACACGACGTGCAGTCTCTCATCCAGCTCCAGGGCGATGTTCACCACCTTGTGCCGAAAGGGTACCTGCGTAAGGAAGGACTGAACGACAAGTCGCAATACAATCAGATCGCTAACTTCGCCATGACGGAATCTGGCATCAACATTCGGATTGGTAACCGGACACCAGCCGAATACCTTGGTGAGGTGCGGGAACAAATCGCAACTGGTACCGCGACTCTAGGCGAGATCGTGACCGAAGCCGAGCTAGCCCAGACCTTCGCCGAGAATGCGATACCCATGTCTCTCGAGAACACGGACGTCACCAATTACGAGGCATTCCTTGAGGAACGCCGTGTGCTCATGGCCGAGTACATTCACCGCTACTATGAGAGGCTCTGA
- a CDS encoding DEAD/DEAH box helicase, whose amino-acid sequence MISQVHITDERLTKLRELLEQAENIRGELEKLNNKFSIRRKLQLSVGGKDFLLIPANEITLPETLAIRSKYRKDVPNLMDEISSQISANAKLIEDLNAYRSAAITSVPTPPKGFFKRLTWSQPTTWPELESYRKAIRSVFEHPTRSELRSFVKGWDPNIEVELKEAFTLGKGGYQLKPEYEASLKRAAHCSPNASVTLIAGDHLGRALKACEDFTSQSKPSQDSGENATVRDIRQLLESLRHDRAVSIIDRLGTEKLREATTEKLRLPSGLSERGIRSVGDVYRAKLHRLQSIPGIGEQTASRMKAAAQSLYNEEHNSNDYRIGSSGAPAEREIVALLREYQTKLESTDRIRPLFDAYARPFRRLVINVDCRSRDFILVAPTKADQNELLTSLTKLGACNLRTQRASWSPSELSLAWKDYLSRPAEFQALLAKLLGVDSTDAGLEYLDKDTIEAIRRLNLDTSLMRDSYLRGYQLFAAKFLVVQRKMLLGDEMGLGKTLQAISAAAHVCAKNKMRKGTARVLIVAPASLLINWEREIQKFSLLRAFVAHGQQRASASKEWNTRGGMLITTYETLRTLDLREPTMVIVDEAHMIKNPEAQRTKAVVEQLEVAEYAMLMTGTPIENKLDEFSTLLTLLDPEMGQESSKVTSPREFKRIIAPLYLRRNQSDVLDELPEKVEATDWVELTQRDREIYREAIVDGAWMAARRAAMISGPNSAKMTRIRELVEEAREEGRNVLIFSYFRDVLDLLQREFHQCSVGIIDGSVSAGRRQKLVDALGNSGHLLLAQITAGGVGLNIQHSSVVIFTEVQVKPSLEDQAIARSHRMGQINVVNVHRIAGRNTIDERLLEIVANKREVFNKFAREAESARIYDAKDITEIKIAQSIIESERIRLGIRSTTPVTIGNPTDSGQNASPSAKSPSRSAQSKRNNR is encoded by the coding sequence ATGATTTCGCAAGTCCATATCACCGACGAAAGACTGACAAAGCTTCGAGAGCTGCTGGAACAAGCAGAAAATATTCGAGGTGAACTCGAAAAGCTAAACAACAAGTTCTCGATCCGTCGGAAACTACAACTTAGTGTAGGAGGCAAAGATTTCCTCTTGATCCCCGCAAATGAGATAACTCTTCCGGAAACCTTGGCGATCAGGAGCAAGTATCGTAAGGATGTACCTAACCTTATGGACGAGATCAGCTCGCAAATCTCTGCTAATGCGAAGTTGATTGAAGACTTAAACGCCTATAGGTCGGCTGCGATCACTAGCGTACCGACGCCGCCAAAAGGATTCTTCAAAAGGCTTACATGGTCGCAACCGACAACTTGGCCAGAACTCGAAAGCTATCGAAAAGCCATCAGAAGCGTTTTCGAACACCCCACGAGGTCCGAGCTGCGCAGTTTCGTCAAAGGTTGGGATCCAAACATTGAAGTCGAGCTAAAAGAGGCCTTTACTCTTGGCAAGGGAGGGTATCAACTCAAACCAGAATATGAAGCTTCTCTTAAGCGCGCTGCTCATTGTTCTCCGAATGCTTCTGTCACATTGATCGCAGGCGACCACCTAGGTCGTGCGCTTAAAGCATGTGAGGATTTCACGAGCCAATCAAAGCCAAGCCAAGATAGTGGGGAAAACGCCACCGTTAGGGATATCCGCCAGCTTCTAGAAAGCTTGCGCCACGATCGTGCGGTTTCAATAATCGACCGTCTTGGAACGGAGAAACTACGCGAAGCAACCACCGAAAAATTGCGCTTGCCCTCAGGTCTTTCTGAGCGCGGAATCCGCTCCGTCGGTGACGTGTATCGGGCGAAGCTCCATCGTCTGCAAAGCATTCCGGGCATCGGCGAGCAAACCGCCTCGCGTATGAAAGCAGCAGCACAATCGCTTTACAACGAAGAACACAACTCAAATGACTACAGAATCGGCAGCTCAGGTGCCCCAGCCGAGAGGGAAATTGTTGCGTTACTTCGCGAATACCAAACGAAACTAGAGTCGACCGACAGAATTCGTCCACTATTCGATGCTTATGCAAGACCGTTCAGAAGACTAGTCATTAACGTCGACTGCCGCTCCAGAGATTTCATTCTGGTCGCACCCACCAAGGCCGATCAAAATGAGCTTCTTACAAGCCTAACCAAGCTAGGCGCCTGCAACCTAAGAACCCAACGCGCATCTTGGAGCCCTAGTGAATTGAGCTTGGCCTGGAAGGACTATCTTTCTCGTCCTGCAGAATTCCAGGCGCTCCTAGCCAAGCTACTTGGAGTTGATTCGACGGACGCGGGCCTCGAGTACTTAGACAAAGACACAATTGAGGCTATTCGCCGACTTAATCTGGACACAAGCTTAATGCGTGACAGCTACCTCCGTGGCTATCAGCTGTTTGCCGCAAAGTTCTTGGTAGTACAACGCAAAATGCTGCTCGGTGACGAAATGGGTCTAGGCAAGACCCTGCAAGCAATCTCCGCGGCCGCCCATGTCTGCGCCAAGAACAAAATGCGCAAGGGAACTGCCCGCGTCCTCATTGTGGCTCCCGCCTCACTCTTGATCAACTGGGAGCGTGAAATTCAGAAATTCTCGCTGCTGAGGGCATTCGTCGCACATGGTCAGCAGCGCGCCAGCGCCTCAAAGGAGTGGAATACTCGGGGCGGCATGCTCATCACGACGTATGAAACCTTAAGAACATTGGATCTTCGTGAGCCCACAATGGTGATTGTGGATGAGGCCCACATGATTAAGAATCCTGAGGCCCAGCGAACCAAGGCAGTGGTGGAGCAGCTCGAAGTAGCAGAGTACGCGATGCTTATGACCGGAACCCCCATTGAGAACAAGCTCGATGAGTTTTCCACCCTGCTAACTTTGCTAGATCCCGAGATGGGGCAGGAAAGCAGCAAAGTCACGAGCCCCAGAGAATTCAAGAGGATCATTGCCCCGTTATATCTTCGACGCAACCAATCCGATGTGCTCGATGAACTTCCCGAAAAAGTGGAAGCAACGGACTGGGTTGAGCTCACCCAACGAGATCGAGAAATCTATCGCGAAGCGATTGTAGACGGTGCTTGGATGGCGGCGCGCCGCGCCGCCATGATCAGCGGGCCCAATTCGGCAAAAATGACCCGCATCCGAGAGCTTGTAGAGGAAGCTAGGGAAGAGGGCCGAAATGTCCTCATCTTTAGTTACTTCAGGGATGTCCTCGATCTGCTTCAACGAGAATTTCACCAATGCAGCGTCGGCATAATTGACGGCAGCGTTTCAGCGGGACGCCGGCAAAAGCTTGTCGATGCTCTAGGGAATTCCGGTCATTTGTTGCTCGCACAGATCACAGCTGGCGGCGTGGGATTGAACATCCAACATTCCAGCGTGGTCATCTTCACAGAGGTGCAGGTCAAACCAAGTTTAGAGGATCAAGCTATCGCGCGTTCCCACCGCATGGGCCAGATTAACGTTGTAAACGTCCATCGCATCGCGGGGCGCAACACCATAGACGAACGACTGCTTGAAATCGTCGCGAACAAACGTGAAGTATTCAACAAGTTTGCCAGGGAAGCAGAATCCGCGCGCATTTACGACGCCAAGGACATCACCGAAATCAAGATCGCTCAATCCATTATTGAGAGCGAGCGTATTCGTTTAGGCATCCGTTCCACTACACCCGTAACTATCGGAAATCCAACCGATTCCGGCCAAAACGCATCGCCATCAGCAAAGAGTCCGAGCAGATCCGCGCAATCGAAACGGAACAATCGCTAG
- a CDS encoding restriction endonuclease — MTLEQIPTIDGFRPLILRVLNDKEARPVQEIVTLVADLVGLSQDARAERVPSGEKRYANRINWGLSSLTQAGLLVRPKRAWYQITDDGLAVDRRGLTTYSEKDLLEWPKWVAYQEEISTRKKPQDSELPASISTIGVDVDEPEEIMANKSRDFNSLVETNLRRRLQESSPAFFEKAVLELLWAMGYGGAHGSKEHLGQSGDGGIDGVIRQDTLGLSKVYVQAKRYSDGNNVGSGEIRNFIGALDSKGSNQGVFITSSKFAPAATTTANNYRHGTIVLIDGIELTRLMLAYGVAVQTHRIYTLYEIDEDFFDDSDT, encoded by the coding sequence ATGACTCTAGAACAAATTCCCACAATTGATGGTTTTAGGCCACTTATCCTTCGTGTCCTCAATGACAAGGAGGCTCGTCCGGTACAAGAAATCGTGACCCTGGTCGCAGACCTCGTTGGGCTTAGTCAAGATGCTCGCGCGGAAAGGGTGCCTTCAGGGGAGAAGCGCTATGCAAACCGAATCAATTGGGGACTATCGTCACTTACACAAGCAGGTCTTCTTGTTCGTCCAAAGAGAGCTTGGTACCAAATCACTGATGATGGTTTAGCCGTGGATAGGCGTGGGTTGACCACATATTCTGAAAAGGATCTGTTGGAATGGCCCAAATGGGTCGCCTACCAGGAGGAAATCTCCACACGCAAGAAGCCACAAGACAGTGAGCTCCCCGCATCTATATCCACGATCGGTGTGGACGTTGATGAACCTGAAGAAATCATGGCCAACAAGAGCCGCGACTTCAATTCACTAGTAGAAACCAATCTTCGGCGTCGGCTTCAAGAGTCCTCCCCCGCATTCTTCGAAAAGGCCGTTCTCGAGTTGCTCTGGGCTATGGGTTACGGTGGCGCCCACGGCTCCAAAGAACATCTTGGTCAAAGTGGCGATGGAGGTATCGACGGCGTTATCCGTCAAGATACTCTTGGATTGTCTAAGGTATACGTGCAGGCCAAACGCTACTCGGACGGCAACAACGTTGGCAGCGGAGAGATCCGTAACTTTATTGGTGCACTTGACTCAAAGGGATCGAATCAAGGTGTGTTCATCACCTCATCGAAATTCGCACCAGCTGCAACAACTACTGCAAACAATTACCGACACGGCACTATTGTCCTTATCGACGGCATCGAGCTAACCCGCCTTATGCTTGCCTACGGCGTAGCCGTGCAAACCCACCGCATCTACACGCTTTATGAGATCGACGAGGACTTTTTTGACGACTCGGACACATAA
- the istB gene encoding IS21-like element helper ATPase IstB — MSAINYKQIDAELAHIATVLKAPRIRSTYHDTAEQARDGGWTYEEYLAAVLSVEASARQASGAQARIKRAGFPHIKTIEDFDFMVQPAIDRAKIARLETSAWIAQGCNVIFLGPPGTGKTHLAIGLGVIAARHGHRVLFDTAAGWVQQLTHAHSTGSLPKLLAKLGRYDLIIVDEVGYIPIEAEAANLFFQLVSTRYEKASLIMTSNLPFSRWGECFGDATIAAAMIDRIVHHAEIFTHKGNSYRITGHEDILPSIAAEREHQIN, encoded by the coding sequence ATGAGCGCCATCAATTACAAGCAAATCGATGCCGAGCTAGCCCACATCGCCACAGTGCTCAAAGCCCCACGCATCCGCAGCACCTACCATGACACGGCCGAACAAGCCCGTGACGGTGGGTGGACCTATGAAGAGTACCTAGCCGCTGTCTTGTCTGTTGAGGCTTCAGCCCGTCAGGCATCAGGGGCGCAGGCACGGATTAAGCGTGCAGGCTTTCCCCACATCAAGACTATTGAAGACTTTGACTTTATGGTTCAGCCAGCCATCGACCGGGCCAAAATCGCCCGGTTGGAGACATCTGCGTGGATTGCTCAAGGCTGCAATGTCATCTTCCTCGGCCCACCCGGGACAGGGAAAACCCACCTGGCCATCGGGCTAGGGGTCATCGCTGCACGGCACGGCCACCGAGTCCTGTTCGATACCGCAGCCGGCTGGGTGCAGCAACTCACCCACGCCCACTCCACAGGTAGTCTGCCGAAACTCTTAGCCAAGCTGGGCCGTTATGACCTCATCATCGTCGACGAGGTGGGCTACATCCCCATAGAAGCCGAAGCCGCCAACCTGTTCTTCCAGCTAGTGTCGACCAGATACGAGAAAGCCTCGCTCATCATGACATCTAACCTGCCGTTTTCCAGGTGGGGTGAATGCTTCGGTGACGCGACTATCGCAGCGGCAATGATTGACCGAATAGTCCACCACGCGGAAATCTTCACCCACAAAGGAAACAGCTACCGCATCACAGGACATGAAGACATACTCCCCTCGATCGCCGCCGAGCGAGAACACCAGATAAACTAA
- a CDS encoding Mu transposase domain-containing protein has translation MVERHNEYLKTSFFPGRHFADHQDAQAQLDGWIDTIANTRVHASLAQRPVDRWVVDKAAMNPLPPYPPQTGLTRQVRLPRNYYVSVDANRYSVSPSAIGKIVTIFVQLDRVLVTDGTGLIVADHERVWGKNHTVTDPQHQRLAKQMRQQLAQPTPRLGDIVVETADLNVYDRLTGWQEYSA, from the coding sequence ATTGTCGAACGCCACAACGAGTACCTGAAAACATCGTTTTTCCCCGGCCGGCACTTTGCCGATCATCAGGACGCGCAAGCACAGCTTGATGGGTGGATTGACACGATTGCGAACACTCGTGTGCACGCCAGCTTGGCGCAACGCCCGGTAGACCGATGGGTAGTCGACAAGGCTGCTATGAATCCGCTTCCCCCGTATCCACCGCAGACCGGTTTGACCAGGCAGGTACGGTTACCGAGGAACTACTACGTGTCTGTGGACGCTAATCGGTACTCGGTATCGCCTTCAGCCATCGGCAAGATTGTCACCATCTTTGTACAACTCGATCGGGTACTAGTTACCGATGGCACCGGGTTGATTGTTGCCGACCACGAAAGGGTGTGGGGCAAAAACCACACGGTCACCGACCCGCAGCATCAGAGGTTGGCGAAACAGATGCGCCAACAGCTTGCACAACCCACACCGCGTCTAGGAGACATTGTCGTAGAAACGGCGGACTTAAACGTCTATGACCGACTGACCGGCTGGCAGGAGTACTCGGCATGA
- a CDS encoding IS256 family transposase, whose product MTVARRDPADKAKIDAIEQKLLANPEIAKLIDELGTSTTDANDLVRGMLQASITRGLNAEMDAHLGYQAGDRDGKAAVGTDNHRNGSYPKTIDSNYGPVTVDVPRDRAGTFVPTMVPKGSRRLTDIDDLIISLYAGGMTIRDIQHHLATTMGVDISHETISAITDAVLDEVMVWQNRQLDEFYPVIFLDALRIKVRDGGRVINKSAYMAIGVDLEGIKHILGLWIAKEEGASLWAQVCSNLANRGVKDVFIVCCDGLKGLPEAVESTWPGSMVQTCIVHLIRAANRWVSYGDRRAVSAALKKVYTAPDEPTAAAALDEFEASELGEKYPRSVKVWRDAWERFTPFLQFPPAARKVIYTTNSIESFNNELRKATRNRVQFTNDESAMKTLWLMICHIEDKRAVKRAREGKRVSASAGRLVEGGRVAGWKHAINQMAVAYPDRFDKYM is encoded by the coding sequence ATGACTGTGGCACGACGAGACCCAGCCGATAAGGCCAAGATTGACGCAATCGAGCAGAAGCTGCTTGCTAACCCAGAAATCGCGAAGTTGATTGATGAGCTCGGTACCTCTACCACTGATGCGAACGACCTAGTTCGAGGCATGTTACAGGCCTCGATTACAAGGGGTTTGAACGCTGAAATGGATGCCCACCTGGGGTATCAGGCTGGTGATCGAGACGGTAAAGCCGCTGTCGGTACGGATAATCACCGAAACGGCAGCTACCCGAAGACCATTGACTCGAACTACGGGCCGGTCACCGTGGACGTCCCAAGAGACAGAGCTGGCACGTTTGTCCCCACGATGGTGCCGAAAGGCTCGAGGCGTTTAACCGATATCGATGATCTGATCATCAGCTTGTACGCAGGTGGCATGACAATCCGTGATATCCAGCATCATCTCGCCACCACGATGGGTGTGGATATCTCCCACGAGACAATCTCGGCGATTACCGACGCCGTACTTGATGAAGTCATGGTGTGGCAAAACCGCCAGTTGGATGAGTTCTACCCAGTCATCTTCCTTGACGCGTTGCGAATCAAGGTCCGTGATGGGGGCCGTGTGATCAACAAGTCTGCGTACATGGCCATCGGAGTGGATCTCGAAGGAATCAAGCACATCCTGGGCTTGTGGATCGCCAAGGAGGAAGGAGCATCGTTGTGGGCCCAGGTGTGTTCCAACCTCGCTAACCGCGGTGTCAAAGATGTCTTCATCGTCTGCTGCGACGGGCTCAAAGGCCTACCAGAAGCCGTGGAATCCACCTGGCCTGGGTCCATGGTTCAAACGTGTATCGTGCACCTGATCAGGGCGGCAAATAGGTGGGTTTCCTACGGGGATCGTAGGGCCGTATCTGCAGCGTTGAAAAAGGTCTACACCGCACCGGATGAGCCAACCGCTGCCGCAGCCTTGGATGAGTTCGAGGCGTCTGAACTAGGTGAGAAGTACCCGAGGTCGGTGAAGGTGTGGCGGGATGCGTGGGAGAGGTTTACCCCGTTTCTGCAGTTCCCACCGGCTGCGAGGAAGGTGATCTATACGACGAACTCGATTGAATCTTTCAATAATGAGCTGCGGAAGGCCACCCGGAACAGGGTGCAGTTCACTAATGATGAGTCAGCGATGAAGACGCTGTGGCTGATGATCTGCCATATCGAAGACAAACGAGCAGTCAAGCGGGCTAGGGAAGGCAAACGCGTCTCCGCCTCTGCTGGCCGGCTCGTGGAAGGTGGACGGGTTGCCGGATGGAAACACGCCATCAACCAGATGGCTGTGGCCTACCCCGACCGCTTCGACAAATACATGTAA